Proteins from a single region of Deltaproteobacteria bacterium:
- a CDS encoding J domain-containing protein: MPMFKSPAKLLREFAESKLESIGVRGELSEHEVDTVLDPLYDTITELERTTGSTVVKRTLVKALRRGVGELELLLLPERQEAFSLLGVRRDTKANEVKQKFRALAMEHHPDRTGGDAKMMRNLNRAYAQVKRIKGMD, encoded by the coding sequence ATGCCCATGTTCAAGTCTCCCGCGAAGTTACTTAGGGAGTTTGCAGAATCGAAACTGGAATCCATTGGCGTTCGGGGTGAACTCTCTGAGCACGAAGTGGATACTGTCCTCGATCCGCTTTACGACACCATCACTGAGCTTGAACGAACCACCGGAAGTACTGTTGTAAAAAGGACGCTTGTTAAGGCGCTGCGACGCGGAGTCGGGGAGCTTGAGCTTTTGCTCTTACCGGAACGACAAGAAGCTTTTTCATTACTTGGTGTGCGGCGCGATACAAAGGCCAACGAAGTGAAGCAGAAGTTTCGAGCTTTGGCCATGGAGCACCACCCGGATAGAACGGGCGGCGATGCCAAAATGATGCGGAATTTAAACCGGGCTTACGCTCAGGTTAAGCGTATCAAGGGAATGGACTAA
- a CDS encoding helix-turn-helix transcriptional regulator — MTDDDQFPPELFSHYPDDKRSVVERLVNLTSGAMRLASSARGVSRKVGKAIMSSPEHLRRLEETGLYLRDLREVAGLTLDELSEALELKDESVLAAVENGTSTISFELVLRLAALVARHDPIPFIMQFVRTYNPELWEILEAWGVDKIPLHYERERLFINIYRSRDEARTLSEEGFEKVLAHTKTAFDMALHFVEEQELALAQAVAELEPEEELDETLEDDPESEPDDADDAGDSTPQG; from the coding sequence TTGACGGACGACGACCAGTTCCCACCTGAACTATTTAGCCACTATCCCGATGATAAACGTTCGGTAGTAGAACGGCTCGTCAATCTAACCAGTGGAGCGATGCGACTTGCATCCAGCGCCCGTGGTGTCTCGCGTAAGGTTGGTAAAGCCATCATGAGCTCGCCAGAGCACTTGCGCCGCTTAGAAGAAACCGGACTTTATCTGCGTGACCTTCGTGAAGTCGCTGGACTCACGCTCGACGAGCTTAGCGAAGCACTTGAACTAAAAGATGAGAGCGTTTTAGCCGCGGTTGAGAACGGCACCAGTACCATTTCCTTTGAGCTTGTTTTGCGGCTGGCTGCCCTTGTGGCTCGGCATGACCCTATTCCTTTCATTATGCAGTTTGTACGAACTTACAACCCGGAACTCTGGGAGATACTAGAAGCCTGGGGCGTGGATAAAATCCCGCTTCACTACGAACGCGAGCGGCTCTTTATCAACATTTACAGAAGCCGTGACGAAGCACGTACACTCAGTGAAGAAGGTTTTGAGAAAGTTCTAGCGCATACAAAAACAGCGTTCGATATGGCGCTGCATTTTGTAGAGGAACAAGAGCTTGCACTTGCACAAGCAGTGGCGGAGCTGGAACCAGAAGAAGAACTCGACGAGACCCTGGAAGACGATCCTGAGTCGGAACCAGACGATGCGGACGATGCAGGCGATTCAACGCCCCAAGGATAA
- a CDS encoding ABC transporter ATP-binding protein: MSESLPLDIRNLSHSYDETPTFSDLNLSIRSGELLGLLGPSGCGKSSLLRSIAGFITPQSGTIHIGSRQVSGDGHNQVAPQERRVGMVFQDYALFPGMSVNQNIGFGIAATPGCEARIQALLQLFDLSELGNRKPSELSGGQQQRVALARALAPKPQFLLLDEPFANLDASLRARVGREVRAALAQENTAALLVTHDREEALGLADRVAVLAPPSPGAIPTIVQIGTPQAIYNQPSSKMVAELSGPCTLLKTECQNKTAQTSIGKIDLATAHNGAGTVVIRPEHVQLESGESNAQVLDVVYRGAQTECYVETSLGSLHLFVDSQHAPTPKSSCRVSIIGPCCVIPD, translated from the coding sequence ATGTCTGAGTCCCTGCCACTGGACATTCGTAATCTCAGTCACAGTTACGACGAGACTCCCACGTTCAGTGATCTCAACCTGAGTATACGCTCGGGGGAGCTGCTGGGATTGCTGGGTCCATCAGGCTGCGGAAAGTCATCCTTACTGCGCAGCATCGCCGGTTTCATTACCCCGCAATCAGGCACCATCCATATTGGCTCAAGGCAGGTAAGCGGTGACGGGCATAACCAGGTAGCGCCTCAAGAACGACGAGTCGGCATGGTCTTCCAAGACTACGCACTTTTCCCGGGAATGAGCGTCAATCAGAACATCGGCTTTGGTATCGCCGCAACGCCTGGCTGCGAAGCACGTATTCAAGCTTTGCTTCAGCTCTTTGACTTGAGCGAACTTGGAAACCGAAAACCCAGTGAACTCAGTGGCGGACAACAGCAACGCGTTGCCTTGGCGAGAGCACTTGCACCCAAGCCGCAGTTTCTATTGCTTGATGAACCTTTCGCCAACCTAGATGCCTCTTTAAGAGCACGGGTTGGCCGAGAAGTAAGAGCAGCTTTGGCTCAAGAAAATACGGCCGCACTGCTTGTCACCCACGACCGAGAAGAAGCACTCGGCTTAGCCGACCGTGTCGCCGTATTGGCCCCTCCCAGCCCCGGTGCCATCCCTACAATTGTTCAGATAGGCACACCCCAAGCCATTTATAACCAACCGAGTTCTAAAATGGTTGCCGAGTTGTCGGGCCCCTGCACACTCCTTAAGACCGAGTGTCAAAATAAGACTGCCCAGACCTCGATTGGAAAGATAGACTTAGCCACTGCTCACAATGGAGCGGGTACCGTTGTTATTCGTCCAGAACACGTTCAATTGGAGTCCGGCGAAAGTAATGCGCAAGTCTTAGATGTTGTCTACCGGGGTGCTCAAACTGAATGTTATGTTGAAACCTCGCTGGGATCGCTTCACTTATTCGTCGACTCACAACACGCACCTACCCCAAAAAGTTCTTGCCGAGTATCGATCATCGGCCCTTGTTGCGTCATCCCTGATTGA
- a CDS encoding iron ABC transporter permease, whose amino-acid sequence MKQSTDGRIKGILNAWPLGLTLGLILAAVLVPICGLILAMLDPADLFATPPRDWSDLSYLILRTLGLAIIVSCASLVFGTWLAWVQTRTHYFGRRWLALISTLPLAVPSYLLATIVREAMAPRGSLGSILGSETVFSGFIPACIVLTLSCTPYVQLLVSAALGRIPASTDEAAQLLGAGPWKRFWSLTANALRPTWTFSLVIVAFYVISDFGAVAVLDCEVLTWALYQARHAPADAVRIGFGMLLCVIPILIGLRLLHGAAKPERHLGDARLLKRSELKGPLLFMTYSLHGIIAGLGLVLPLVTLSVWVLNGLEANITFSSIGAPLATTLAYTLFGALITMLCALLPAWTFGRHQGKLGEMGEHSTYAASSLPGILVAMGIFYVFLGVQRILGTSPNAFSLWSTLESFGLFLIFGYTVRFLSEGYAAIKPAVLRLDLRHEETAQTLGASRPRIFREITLPALAPGMFTAYCLLFIAIAKELPITLMLTPLGRQTLAYRIFDAQQEGALADVGLGGILLLSLAFAIQALLYRWRRHV is encoded by the coding sequence ATGAAACAAAGTACGGATGGTCGAATAAAGGGCATCCTGAATGCCTGGCCTCTTGGGTTGACCCTTGGGCTTATCCTCGCAGCCGTACTCGTTCCAATTTGTGGTCTCATCCTGGCCATGCTGGACCCAGCTGACCTCTTCGCGACGCCTCCAAGAGATTGGTCCGACCTTAGCTATCTTATTTTGCGAACGCTGGGACTCGCAATCATCGTGTCTTGCGCGTCACTGGTTTTTGGAACTTGGCTGGCTTGGGTACAAACCCGAACCCACTATTTCGGGCGACGCTGGTTAGCCCTCATCTCCACTTTACCACTGGCCGTTCCGAGCTATCTTCTTGCAACCATTGTTCGTGAAGCCATGGCCCCTCGCGGTAGCCTCGGTTCTATCCTCGGGTCAGAAACCGTCTTTTCTGGCTTCATCCCTGCCTGCATTGTTCTCACCTTGTCTTGTACTCCTTATGTGCAACTCTTGGTCAGTGCTGCCCTCGGAAGAATACCAGCCAGCACAGACGAAGCAGCTCAGCTTCTCGGAGCTGGCCCATGGAAACGCTTTTGGAGCCTCACCGCAAACGCCCTAAGGCCTACCTGGACATTCTCTCTCGTCATTGTTGCCTTTTATGTGATCAGCGATTTCGGAGCGGTTGCCGTTCTCGACTGCGAAGTGCTCACCTGGGCCCTTTATCAAGCTCGGCATGCACCGGCAGATGCGGTACGCATTGGCTTCGGAATGCTTTTATGTGTGATTCCTATCCTCATCGGCCTGCGGCTTCTTCACGGCGCAGCTAAACCTGAACGACACCTGGGAGATGCAAGACTTCTCAAGCGCAGCGAGCTGAAAGGCCCATTGCTTTTCATGACTTATAGTTTGCATGGCATCATCGCAGGCCTTGGGCTTGTTCTACCGTTGGTCACCCTCTCCGTGTGGGTTCTCAATGGTCTAGAAGCCAACATAACATTTTCTTCCATTGGCGCCCCTCTCGCCACCACGCTGGCTTACACCCTCTTTGGAGCTCTGATTACGATGCTCTGTGCTCTCTTGCCTGCTTGGACCTTCGGGCGACATCAGGGCAAGCTCGGCGAGATGGGTGAGCATTCAACCTACGCCGCCAGCAGTCTTCCCGGTATCCTCGTCGCGATGGGTATCTTCTACGTCTTTTTGGGCGTTCAGCGAATTCTTGGAACGTCACCAAACGCCTTCTCTTTGTGGAGTACCCTTGAGTCTTTTGGTCTCTTCTTGATCTTTGGTTACACCGTTCGATTTCTCTCGGAAGGTTACGCCGCCATTAAGCCCGCTGTTCTTCGGCTCGACCTTCGCCATGAAGAAACGGCGCAAACGCTTGGAGCATCCCGCCCCAGAATATTTCGTGAGATCACCCTACCCGCACTGGCCCCTGGGATGTTTACTGCGTATTGCCTACTCTTTATCGCGATTGCCAAAGAGCTACCCATTACCTTGATGCTTACGCCACTTGGCCGGCAAACTCTCGCCTACCGAATCTTTGATGCTCAACAAGAGGGCGCTCTGGCCGACGTTGGCCTTGGAGGCATTTTGCTATTAAGTTTGGCCTTTGCAATCCAAGCTCTGCTTTACAGATGGAGACGTCATGTCTGA
- a CDS encoding extracellular solute-binding protein, translating to MHRQFKFVIIGFIFLALSACADKAAMEPSSPQPKVQESKELVIYSGRGQVLIQKLVDDFEAESGIKVNVRYEKSTQALASRLLSEKDQTQADVFFAQDSGYLGALAQKGVLEKLPENVLTTVEDYNRDSNGFWVATSGRARVLVFDPRKYQESDLPDSLAELTNPKYAGIVGWAPSNASFQAHVSALRHLWGEEKTKSWLENMAKIQPRVYPKNSPQVRGVSSGEIGIGWVNHYYLHKLQASDPKLEAKNYSFRAEGDAGNLMMLSGVGVVKGAKNKDAALQFVNYLLSPKVQERFTRELYEYPTHPKVKAHSDLPAIATRMVRVDQQHLADVGPTLELLRQLKLQ from the coding sequence ATGCATAGACAATTCAAATTTGTAATCATTGGCTTCATCTTCCTCGCATTAAGCGCCTGCGCCGATAAAGCAGCCATGGAGCCATCGAGCCCGCAACCGAAAGTTCAAGAATCGAAAGAACTCGTTATTTATTCCGGCCGTGGACAAGTTTTGATTCAGAAGTTGGTAGATGACTTCGAAGCCGAAAGTGGCATCAAAGTAAATGTGCGTTACGAGAAATCCACTCAAGCATTAGCAAGCCGCTTACTCAGTGAAAAAGACCAAACTCAGGCGGATGTCTTTTTCGCACAAGACTCTGGTTACCTCGGTGCATTGGCGCAAAAAGGCGTTCTTGAAAAATTACCTGAGAATGTTCTCACGACTGTCGAAGACTATAATCGTGACAGCAATGGTTTTTGGGTTGCTACCAGTGGCCGGGCGCGTGTTCTGGTTTTCGACCCGCGAAAGTACCAGGAATCAGACCTGCCCGACTCTCTAGCAGAGCTTACCAATCCTAAATATGCCGGTATCGTTGGCTGGGCACCTAGCAACGCCAGCTTTCAAGCCCATGTCAGTGCCTTGCGTCACCTTTGGGGCGAAGAGAAAACCAAATCATGGTTAGAGAACATGGCGAAAATTCAACCGAGAGTTTACCCTAAGAACTCTCCACAAGTTCGCGGCGTATCATCGGGAGAAATCGGAATTGGCTGGGTTAATCATTACTACCTACACAAACTCCAAGCCTCTGATCCAAAGCTTGAAGCGAAGAACTACAGCTTCAGAGCGGAAGGTGATGCAGGCAACCTAATGATGTTAAGCGGCGTAGGTGTGGTTAAGGGCGCGAAGAACAAGGACGCCGCCTTGCAATTCGTCAATTATTTACTAAGCCCAAAGGTTCAAGAACGATTCACCCGTGAGCTTTATGAATACCCCACACATCCAAAGGTTAAGGCTCATTCGGATCTACCGGCTATCGCCACAAGAATGGTTCGCGTAGACCAGCAGCATCTCGCGGATGTTGGACCCACTCTCGAACTACTGCGTCAACTGAAGCTTCAATGA